From the Paenibacillus tianjinensis genome, the window AGACAGTAAATAAAAAGCAATATTTTAAGCAACCTGAGTTCGGTATTCATAGGGACTCAGGTTGTTTAGTTTCGTTTGGAAACGTGCATGGTTGTAAAAGCGGATATATTGCTGCACAGCATGCCTCACCTGTTTTGCAGAGTGAAAGGAGTGGAGGTAGAAACATTCGGATTTAAAATGACCGAAGAAGTTCTCCATACAAGCATTGTCCCAGCAGTTACCCTTTCTGGACATGCTTGCCTTTATCTCATACCGCTCCAGTAGTTTACTGTATTGACGGCTAGTGTACTGAAATCCTTGGTCGCTGTGCAAAAGAACACCTTTGGTATCCCGCCGTTTTCTCGCCTTTTTGACTGTATCCAACACCAGCTTTAGATCATTCCGCGAGCTAATCTGGTACGCTATAATTTCATTGTTAAACAGATCTTTAATCGCAGACAGGTACAACCGTTGTCCACCGAAGATAAGGTAAGTAATATCCGTGACCCACTTTTGGTTCGGCTGCTCTGCTGTAAACTCTCTATTCAGGTGGTTGTCAGAGATCACGTAAGCCTCTTTCTTGCCATAGTAAGGTCTTTTCCTCCGAATAACTGCTCGAAGTCCTAGCTCGCCCATGAGTCGCTGTACACGTTTGTGATTCATATGAATGGCGTAGGTACGCTTTAGCCATACCTTCACTCTGCGGTATCCATAAATGCCTTTAAGCTTCTCGTGGCATTCGACAATTTTAAGCTTCATCGCTTCGTCTTCGCGTTGCTTGGGTGAAACGAACGTTTGCCGGTTCAACCACTTGTAAAAACCACTTCTAGATACTCCAGCCAGATTACATAGCAGGGTAAGGTTGTATTTCTTATGAAGCAATTCCTTAATGACTGCAAACTTTTTGCTGCTCGGAACAGCGTCCATTCCTCCTTTCACATCTGTAAGAGCTTTTTTAGCATTTCATTTTCTGCCTCAAGGCGCTTAATCTTGGCCTCTGGATCTTCAGGACGAGTGCGGGGTCTGCCCATTCCTGGCCCTTTTGCTTTCCCTCTTTTTTCTCCAAGGCCCTTTACTCCCTCTGCCTCAAAGTGCTTCACCCATCGGCGCACCAGGGAATCGTTGATGCCCATTTCACGCGCTACACTCTTATACCCCAATCCCTTTTTGAGATAGAGGTCCACTGCCTTTTTCTTGAACTTCTCATCGTACGTTCTTCTCATTTCGCCCATAAAAAAATCCCCTCCATAGTAGACAGATTAAACGGCTTGCTTTTTTCTGTCTACTATAGGGGGATCATATCAAACTGCGGGGCTTTTTTTTATACCGGAATTGTTCATATACGCAAAAAGATTTCTACTCCGACTGCTTGCTGGCCCGTTCGTATTCAATGATTGCTTCGCCGTTCACCCTATCCAGAGTTTCTCCTGTCCGGACGAAGCCGAGCTTCTGATAGAAGTAGTGGTTTCTGGCCGCCCACGAAGGTGTGTCCAGTGTCCATTTTTTTGCAGAGGGATAGGTCTGAAACAGGAACCGGAAACACTCCTGACCGTAGCCGCGGTTCTGATGCAGTGGATCAATAAATATACGGCCCAGATGGCACTCTTCAGCTCCTGGTGACGGGAAAACGATCATGCCTCCGATGAGATTGTTATCAGCAAGCAGCTTGTAATAATGCCTATTGTTCATCTGCTCGGCCTGCCATTCAGCAGAGTCATATCCTGGTGGTCCGTCCTCTTCTTTATTCTGAAATTGTCTGGCATCGGCATCGAATGTCCGCTTCTGAACTTCGGCCAGCCTGACTGCATCCTGCAGATCAGCAAGTAATATAGTAAACACTTTATTCCTCCTTGGGATATTATGGATTATGTTCGGGTTATAGGATTCGCGAAAGATACGCCCTACACCTGCTTCTGCAGCTTATTAATGAACACTTTCTGTACCCTGGCTATTGAAGTCCTGCTAGATATTGACGGGACAGGAACATTCTCATATACTTCCACTAAATGATAGAGAAGCTAGAATCCTCGAATACATAAAGCGGAGGCAGAAGAATGGGAACATCACGGATTGGCAGGGGAGTACATAAGATTTTGTTAAGCTTTTGGAGTGGTATACTGCTGGTATTTCTACTAGGAGTAGCTGGGCCTGCAGAGGCAGCGGCTAATATTGTGAATCCTGATCAGGTTTATTCCTATACGATTATGCAGAGAGATATTGAACGGTTAGTGAAGGCGTATCCGGACCTGGTCTCAATGGAGTCACTGGGGCAGAGTCCCTACGGGCGCCAGTTGTGGGCTGTAAAGCTGGGCAGAGGAGAATCCGTGCTGTTCCTTAACGGTTCACACCATGCAAGAGAGTGGATGACAACTACTGTGCTGATGAAAATGATTGATACATACGCCCAGGCCTACGCTAACAATACAGCTATTGCCGGTTACAACGTACGCCAGCTTCTGGATGAAGTAAGCATCTGGCTGGTTCCGATGGTCAATCCGGATGGGGTTACCCTGGCCCAGCAGGGCACGGCCGGACTCCCGGCAGCTCTGGCCCAGACACTGCGCCGTTATAATGGCAATAGTACAAATTTCACCCGCTGGAAGGCGAATATGCAGGGGGTTGACCTCAACCGCCAATATCCGGCTAACTGGAACACAATCAGGAATGCGGGCTCATATCCGTGGTACCAGAATTATAAAGGACAAAGGCCTGCACAAGCGCCGGAAGTAAAGACTATGATGGATTTTACATACAGAATAGATCCGGAGGTAACGATCTCTTATCATAGCTCGGGTGAAATCATTTTTTG encodes:
- a CDS encoding IS3 family transposase produces the protein MDAVPSSKKFAVIKELLHKKYNLTLLCNLAGVSRSGFYKWLNRQTFVSPKQREDEAMKLKIVECHEKLKGIYGYRRVKVWLKRTYAIHMNHKRVQRLMGELGLRAVIRRKRPYYGKKEAYVISDNHLNREFTAEQPNQKWVTDITYLIFGGQRLYLSAIKDLFNNEIIAYQISSRNDLKLVLDTVKKARKRRDTKGVLLHSDQGFQYTSRQYSKLLERYEIKASMSRKGNCWDNACMENFFGHFKSECFYLHSFHSAKQVRHAVQQYIRFYNHARFQTKLNNLSPYEYRTQVA
- a CDS encoding transposase, translating into MGEMRRTYDEKFKKKAVDLYLKKGLGYKSVAREMGINDSLVRRWVKHFEAEGVKGLGEKRGKAKGPGMGRPRTRPEDPEAKIKRLEAENEMLKKLLQM
- a CDS encoding GNAT family N-acetyltransferase: MFTILLADLQDAVRLAEVQKRTFDADARQFQNKEEDGPPGYDSAEWQAEQMNNRHYYKLLADNNLIGGMIVFPSPGAEECHLGRIFIDPLHQNRGYGQECFRFLFQTYPSAKKWTLDTPSWAARNHYFYQKLGFVRTGETLDRVNGEAIIEYERASKQSE